CCCGTCCGCACCCGGCGACGGCAGAGGCAGCGATGGCGAGGCAGGAGGCCGCGGGGGCCGCCACGGGGGTGGACTTCCACCTGCCCGACGAGATCCTGGCCGTGATCCCCACCGACCCGTACGAGCAGCTGGACGTCGCGCGCAAGATCACCTCCATGGCCATCGCGTCCCGCGTCTCCCGTCTCGAGGCCGACGTCGCGCGCCTCCGCCGGGACCTCGCCGACCGCGACCGCGGCGACGCCGACCTCCGCGCCCGCCTCGCCGACTCTgacgcccgcctcctcgccgcgctCGACGAGAACGTGCGCTCCTGTCGCCGGACACGTTTGTCGCCCGTGAAATTCAGATTTGTGCTTAGCCTGTCGTGCTTGATTGCAGGCGAAGCTGGTGAAGGAGAGGGACACGCTCGCCCTGACGGCCAAGAAGCTGTCGAGGAACTTGGCAAAGGTGCGATTTCCCATTTTTTGTATATATCTTTTAGCTCCGATCTTGGTGGGATTTCTCTGATTTCTCACTAGCATGTTTCATTCTTAGAGTGTATTTGTTTGTGGAACCTGTTAATTTTGATTAGAAGTGTGGATTTTTAGACTTATAGTGTCTATTTAGTACAAACCTAGACTAAAGCCGTGTCATGTTAGTTTAATTTGCCTGTTTATGGTTGTGATGTGGCTTCCAATGCCCATGATTGTTCCCCATTGGCGAAGGTGGAGTTGAACACTCCGCATTTCATCAAATTGGATGGAATTTGTCTTTCACTGCTGACTGTACTTCCACTAATTTCTGTGAGTTCTAGTGTTACAGATTTTGTTTGACTTATCAAGGTTGCATAATGGAAATTTGACAGCTTCAATCAGCTTAGGCTGGACTACGAAATCCTGATTGCAAGTCCTGTTAGTTCTGTCAATTTCATTGTTGCAAACAATTCGGTACAGTTTTACTTGTATAGGGGCTTCAACGAAAAATGGGCCATTAAGCGATGAGGTGATGTGGCTGGTAGACTAACTTGACTTTGTTGTGCTCATAGTGAACCCTGTGACGGCTTGATAATTTTGAAAAAAGAAATTTAGAAGGCTAAGCTACTAAACCAGATTTGTGGTGATTGGTTCAAAAGAATTAAAACAAGATCTGTGATTGATGAATGCTTTACTGTCGGTTACACAAATTTGTAACTCTTGTCTCCATTCATCTCAATGCTTGGTATGAGCTTACAAGGGAATGCTAATTACCGTTAACTTGATCATAACTCTAGTTATCCAAATCAACATCAACATGATTTTTTTTTGCTTGCTAGTTGACAAATTACTGAAGAACTTTTGTTCTTCGCAGTTAGAGGCATTTAAGAAGCAGTTGATGAAATCTCTGAGTGAAGATAATTTATTGGTGAGTATTATCAATCAATATGTTCTTTCCCACTTACTCAGATATTTCTAGTTTCGGTTGTGCTGGTCTTGATTGGTGACAAGTAATGTTACCTGCAAAACTTCACAGCAATTGTCAGAAACAGGCGAAGATCGTGATGTAGATGCAGAAAATAGTGGGACCGCTCGAAGTCCTTCCTGGAAAGGTGTTGCTCAACCTCAAAAGTTCGAAAACTTCTTCTGTTGAGCCAAAGTTTGTGTCTTTTCCTTGATTTCATATTTCATATTTTAATTGACAGATGAAGTTTCAAGCAGCCACACCTCTTCAAATACTTCAAGCAGATCCACGATCACTGAATCAGCCCAAGGTGTCATTAGTTAACTCCTACTGTTGAACAACTAAATCATAACAAATATTACATGTTATTTTTCGACCGTCAGTTACTTACTATTGAAGTATTCACAGGATACCAGTTCTCAATCACACCATATGTAGCCCCCAGGATAACTCCTGGTTCAacaccaattatttcatcctctgGTGGTTCCCCATTAGCATATTCAACTGGTCCATCCACTCCGAAGTTCTATTCTGGTCCAACGTCGCCTACAAGATCTCGTTCTGAAGACCAATCAGCATTTTCATCATGGAATGGATCAAGTCATCAGTATTCAGCCCCCGTCTCTCCTCAACGCCGCTCATTTACAGGTTCCACACAGCGGATTATCAATGGGAGTCGCTATATTCATTTGGGATAGTTCCTGAACATGTTTGTTCTTTTGATATTTCTAGGGCGACCTCGTATAGATGGAAAGGAATTCTTCCGACAAGCACGGTTGGTCACTATGCTGTTGACTCTTTTCAGTAATTTATAGTTTGTTCACCCTATAACACTTGTGGCCACACATACCAGGACGCGACTTTCTTATGAGCAATTTGGAGCATTCTTGGCAAATATCAAGGAATTTAATGCGCAGAAACAATCGCGAGAGGTAGCGCGGTTCACCAGTATTTTATAACCTCTCAGTTCATTAAATCattagtatccacaaaaatcatgtGATGTGAT
This region of Triticum aestivum cultivar Chinese Spring chromosome 2D, IWGSC CS RefSeq v2.1, whole genome shotgun sequence genomic DNA includes:
- the LOC123054268 gene encoding uncharacterized protein At4g15545, with the protein product MARQEAAGAATGVDFHLPDEILAVIPTDPYEQLDVARKITSMAIASRVSRLEADVARLRRDLADRDRGDADLRARLADSDARLLAALDENAKLVKERDTLALTAKKLSRNLAKLEAFKKQLMKSLSEDNLLQLSETGEDRDVDAENSGTARSPSWKDEVSSSHTSSNTSSRSTITESAQGYQFSITPYVAPRITPGSTPIISSSGGSPLAYSTGPSTPKFYSGPTSPTRSRSEDQSAFSSWNGSSHQYSAPVSPQRRSFTGRPRIDGKEFFRQARTRLSYEQFGAFLANIKEFNAQKQSREDTLSKAEEIFGTEHKDLYISFQNMLNRNQS